The Pseudomonas sp. FP198 genomic interval CGCTCTCCGGCGGTATTTTCAAATTGAATCAGGCGCATGGTGGCCTCCAGAAATCAGGGTAGGCGCCGCTCATGTAGGTAACACTGTTCACTCAAGGCAATCGACCAATCCGTGGCGAGGGAGCTTGCTCCCGCTCGACTGCGAAGCAGTCGTAGACCGGCGGGCGCGGTGTGCCTGAGGCTCCGCGTTCGGTAGGTTTGGGGCCGCTTCGCGACCCAGCGGGACAAGCTCCCTCGCCACAGGTCCATCATCTTTTCTTGAGTGAACAGCACTACGCTCATGTACGGCGCGTCCAGGTCACTCGATGATGTTGAAGTCGCTCAGGTATTCGTCGGAGATTTCCAGGCCCAGGCCCGGAGTGTTGTCGTCGAGCTGGATGTACCCGTTGACCGGTTGCGGCTCGCCCTTGAACACGTAGTAGAAGAGTTCGTTGCCAACCTCGACGTCGAACACCGGGAAAAACTCCGCCATCGGCGAGGCGGTGGTGGACATCGTCAAGTGGTAGTTGTGCATCTGCCCGGCATGGGGAATGACCGGCACCGACCAGGCTTCGGCCATGGCGTTGATCTTGCGCGCGGCAGTGATGCCGCCGACGCGGTTGGTGTCGTACTGGATGACGTCGACGGCGCGGCGTTCCAACAGGTCTTTGAAGCCGTAGGAGGTGAACTCGTGCTCGCCTCCGGAGATCGGCATGATCCCCATCTTCTTCAGTTCGATGTAGCCTTCGATGTCGTCGGCGATCACCGGTTCTTCCAGCCAGCGCGGTTCGAACTCGGCCAGCTTCGGCAACATGCGCCTCGCGTATTCCAGGGTCCAGCCCATGTAGCATTCGAGCATGATATCGACGTCAGGGCCGGCCAGCTCCCGCAGGGCGCGCACTTGTTCGATGTTGCGGCGCATCCCCGCCGGACCGTCTTTCGGACCGTAGCCAAAGCGCATCTTCAGCGCGGTGAAACCCTGGTTGAGATAGCCCTGGGCCTCTTCGAGAAACAGATCGAGGTTGTCGTTGGCGTAGAGCTTGGAAGCGTAAGTCCAGATCTTTTCCTTGGTGCGACCGCCGAGCAACTTGAACACCGGCTTGTTGACGGCCTTGCCCATGATGTCCCAGATCGCGATGTCGATCGCCGAGATCGCCGCCATGCCGATGCCTTTTCGGCCCCAGGCGTGACTCTGACGGTACATTTTCTGCCAGATGTATTCGTTGTCGAAAGGGTCTTCGCCAATGGCGATCGGTGCCAGATAGGTGTCGATGATTTCCTTGGCCACACGCGGCGCCAGGGCGCAGTTGCCGATACCGACGAGGCCGTTGTCGGTCTCGACTTCCACCACCAGCCAGCCGTGGAAACGGAAGGAGCCCATCGCGTCGCCGCGCTCGAACAGGATGTCGCTGGCGTTGGTGCAGAAGTGCGCCTGGGGCGGGACGACTTTGCCCTTCCACTCGAAAACGCGGGTACGGATCGCTTTGATTTTCATGAAAATACAGTTCCTTGGGCTGCGGCTTCTTGTCATTGTCGGTCGTGTGCGCAGAGCCTTTTCAGGAGGGGCTCCGGCATCCGATGGGCCGACTTTAGCCAGCGTCCGAGGACTGCGGATAATCACTTATGCGTATCCGGCGATAACCTGAGGTGATAGCGCATCCGGGTAAGAGGGCAGATCGGGTTATCAGCCATACACAAACAAATGTGGGAGCGAGCCTGCTCGCGAAAGCGGTGTATCAGCCACTGGAAATGTGTCTGTACTACCGTAATCGCGAGCAGGCTCGCTCCCACAACGGACCGTATTGCTTTCAGGATCAGTGCCGGTTGCGCCCCATCCGGCATGCGATTTCGAAGGCCTGACGCGTAGCGCCGACGTTGGCCTTGCCCTGCCCCGCGATATCAAAAGCGGTGCCGTGGGCCGGGGTGGTGATCGGAATCGGCAAGCCGCCCTGCACCGTCACGCCACGGGAGAAGCCCATCAACTTGATCGCGATCTGGCCTTGGTCGTGATACATGGTCACGACAGCGTCAAAGGCATTGGCATCGCCCTGGACCTTGAGAAAGATCGTGTCTGCCGGATACGGCCCTTGCGCCTCGATGCCCAGCGCCCGCGCCGAACGTACGGCCGGACCGATGATGTCCAGCTCCTCGCGACCGAACGAACCGTTGTCGCCGTTGTGCGGGTTCAAGCCGCAAACACCGATTCGCGGTTGCTCCAGGCCATTGCGCTTGAGGGCGGTGTCGATCAGTTGAATCGCTTCCACCACCCGCTGCTCACTGAGCAGACCCGGCACTGCGGACAGGGCCACATGGGAGGTCACGCGTGAAGTCCAAAGATTGTCGAGCACGTTGAATTCGCAGAACGGTCCGTGGAAATCCAGCAGCTCGGCAAACCAGTGCAGTTCATCGCTGTGGGCCATGCCCGCCATGTGCAGCGAGGTCTTGTTCAGCGGCCCGAACAGGATCGCGTCGGTGGCCCCGGCTTCGGTCAGGCGCAGGGCCTTTTCCAGGGTGTCGAGGCTGTAGCGACCGCCAATCACGCTGGCCTCGCTACGGGGGAACTCGCCGACCGTGTCGCCGCGAAAGTCATGGAACAGTGGCGTGTCATCGACGAACTCCAACACGTCCAGGGTCTCCACCCGGCGATAAGGAAACTCGCTGCCGGCGATGCGCATGCCGCGAAGCATTTCCGCTTCGTCGGCAATCAGAATGATGTTGGCCTTGCTGCGGACCTCGGGCTCGGCGAGCAAGCGTGCAATCAATTCCGGGCCAATGCCGGCCGGGTCACCCAGGACCATGGCGATAGTGGTTTTTTTCATGCTTCACTCCTCAAGGGTCCATGCCACGCCCGGTCATGACGCAAAGCTCGCGTCCTGAGCCATGACGTGTACCCCGTTTGTTATTGTTGTGAAATGCCGTCGGCCTGAGACGTTGCCGAGCACTATCGGAGGCCTGGCGATAACCGTCTAATCAAAACTTGAAATCAGGTGATAGCTTCGGGTTATGGCACGGCGCGCTTTCAGCCTTCGCGTTCTATTTCTGCTTGTTTCAAAAAAGGCCCTAGCCCTCGACTCTGGACGATGTCCACCGCTCCTTTTCGCGAGCTATAACCCCAGGCTATCGGTGTATGTATTGTTTTGACTAGACGCGGCGCCGGCACCTTTCCACACTCAGGCCAGGCTTGCGGCTTCATCGCGCAGACAAGTCACTCATAACAACGACAAAAACGAGGCCCATCATGCGAAATGCATTCGTCCGTCGCACATCGCGTCTTCTTCTAGGCGGCGCCCTGACTGCCGTCGGCGTCCTTCCCGCCCTTGCTCACGCCGCCTGGCAACCGAACAAGAATGTCGAAATCGTTGTCGCCGGCGGCCCGGGTGGCGGAACCGACCAGCTCGGTCGCCTGATCCAGTCGATCATCACCACCCATAAGCTGCTCGACGTCAACACCATTGTCCTCAACAAGGGCGGCGGCAACGGTGCCGAGGCCTTCCTCGACATGAAGATGAACAAGGGCGATGCAGAGAAACTGGTGATCGCCACCAATAACGTTTACCTGTTGCCGCTGGTTTCCAAGCTCGGCTACCAATGGCAGGAACTGACCCCGATTGCCGCTGTGGCCGAAGATGACTTTATCCTCTGGAGCTACAAGGGCGCGCCGTGGAAAGACGCGAAAGGTTTCTACGAAGCGGCCAAGACCGACCCGGCGAAGCTGCGCATGGGGGGCAGCCAGTCCAAGGACGTCGACCAGACCCTCACCCTGCTGCTCAACCAGACCAACAACAGCAAACTGGTGTACATCCCGTTCAAGAGCGGCAGTGAAGCCGCGACCCAACTGGCCGGCAAACACATCGCGGCCAACGTCAACAACCCCAGTGAAAGCATCAGCCAATGGCGCGGTGATCAAGTCGAACCGCTCTGCGTATTCAGCAAGGAGCGCATGAGCTACACCGAGAAAGTCGCCGGGAACAAAAGTTGGGCCGATGTTCCAACCTGCCACGAACAGGGCCTGGGCATCGATCAGTACCGCTTCCCGCGCACGGTGTTCATGCCCGGCGATGTCAGTGCCGAACAACGGGCCTTTTATGTCGAGCTGATGCGCAAAGTCACGCAGACCGATGAGTTCAAGGCCTACGTCAAACAGAACGCGCTGGTGCCGACTTTCCTCGAAGGCGAGCCCCTGACCGCCTACATCGAAAAGGACGTCGCCCGCGTCACCCCGGTGTTCAAGGAAGCCGGCTGGCTGAAAAACTGAAGTTGCCAGGGCCGCTCGCCCCAGGGCGGTCGTCACCTACTGGAGGTGTTTGATGTCCCATTCTTCGGATTCACCGGCGCTGGTCGGTACCCGTTGGGTCGAGCTCGGCCTGACGCTGTTTACTACCCTGCTCGGTGCCGTGGTGATGTTCGGCAGTGTCGAACAAGGCATCGGCTGGGGCGATGCCGGCCCTGAACCGGGTTACTTCCCGTTCTATATCGGCCTGATATTGAGTGCGGCGAGCGTCGCCAACGGGGTCTTGACCGTGGTGCGCTGGCAGGCTCTGAGTGTTGCGTTCCTCACCCGCAGTGCATTCAAGCAAGTGCTGTCGGTTTTCGTGCCCATTGCCCTGTTCGTCGGTGCAATGCCCTTCACCGGCATCTACCTCGCGTCGGCCGGCTTCATTGCCTGGTTCATGTGGCGCGACAAGGTCCGCGCCAAGCCTTACGGCAAGTGGATGATCGGTGCGGTTGCCCTCGGTGCGGCGCTCGCCAGCTACCTGATTTTCGCGCTGTGGTTCAAGGTCCCGCTGGATGCCGGCCCAATAGGCGACTGGATTGCCCTGGCCGGGAGAACCTTCAAATGAGCGAGTTCGATTCCCTGTTGCAGGGCATGAACCTGATCCTGACCCCGGGCCACATCGGTCTGATGGTGATCGGCGTTCTGCTGGGCATCCTGGTCGGTGTGTTGCCCGGTCTCGGCGCTCCCAACGGCGTGGCACTGTTGTTGCCGTTGACCTTCACCATGTCGCCGGTATCGGCGATCATCCTGCTGTCGTGCATGTATTGGGGCGCGCTGTTTGGCGGCTCGATTACCTCGATCCTGTTCAACATTCCTGGCGAGCCGTCATCGGTGGCGACTACCTTCGACGGTTACCCGATGGCCCGCGAAGGCCGGGCTGCCGAGGCGTTGACCGCCGCGTTCAGCTCGGCGCTGATCGGTGCGTTGTGCGGGGTGTTGTTGCTGACGTTCCTGTCGACAAAAATCGCAGCGTTCGCCATGTCCTTCAGCTCGCCGGAGTTCTTCGCGGTGTACCTGTTGGCGTTCTGCACCTTCATCGGCATGAGCAAGAACCCGCCATTAAAAACCGTGGTCGCGATGATGATCGGCTTCGCCATGGCGGCAGTCGGCATGGACACGGTTTCCGGCAACCTGCGCCTGACGTTCGACCAGCCGATCCTGATGACCGGGATCAGTTTTGAAGTGGCGGTGATCGGCCTGTTCGGCATCGGCGAAATCCTCTGCACTGTGGAAGAAGGCTTGGTGTTTCGCGGCGAACACGCGCGCATTACACCGATGGTGATCTTGCGCACCTGGGCCAGATTGCCGCGTTACTGGTGGACGATCGTGCGCAGCACACTGGTCGGTTGCTGGATGGGCATCACCCCCGGCGGCCCGACGGCGGCATCGTTCATGAGCTACAGCCTGGCGCGACGTTTCTCGAAAAGCCGCGACAACTTCGGCAAAGGCGAGATCGAAGGGGTGATCGCCCCGGAAACCGCCGACCATGCTGCCGGCACCAGCGCGCTGCTGCCGATGCTGACGTTGGGCATTCCGGGTTCCGCCACGGCGGCAGTGATGCTCGGTGGCTTGATGATCTGGGGCCTGCACCCCGGGCCGACGCTGTTTGTCGAGCAACACGATTTTGTCTGGGGCCTGATCGCCAGCATGTACCTGGGCAACGTGGTCAGCCTGATCGTGGTGTTGGCCACCGTGCCGCTGTTCGCGTCGATCCTGCGGATTCCGTTCTCGATCATCGCGCCGATCATCATCATGGTCTGCGCCATCGGTGCGTACTCGGTGCACAACTCGTTCTTCGACGTGGTACTGATGCTGGGCTTCGGTGCGCTGGGTTACCTGTTCAAGAAACTCGGCTACCCGATCGCGCCGCTGGTGCTGGCGGCTGTACTGGGGGACAAGGCCGAAGACGCATTCCGTCAGTCGATGCTGTTTTCTGACGGACAGCTGGGTATTTTCTGGTCCAACCCATTGGTGGGCAGCCTGACCACCGCCGCGCTGCTGATGCTGTTCTGGCCGCTGATCTCCAAGGCGCTGGGTCTGCTGGTGGGCCTGCGTAAACCCCACGTCGCCGAGGCGAAATCATTGCTGTGACTCGGCACTGCTGGTAACGCCTGGCATTTATTGTCAGGCTTGCCACGGACCTTCCAGCGAGCACCGCCCATGACCCGAATTCCTGTTGCCAATGTCATCCATAGTCGACTGCGTCTGCGCCAACTGCGGCTGATGCTGGCATTGCAGGAATTAGGTTCTCTGCGCCGCGCAGCCGACCACATCGGCATGACCCAACCGGCTGCCACCAAAATGCTGCACGAAGCCGAGGACTTGCTCGGCGTCGAGTTGTTCGAACGCCTGCCCCGTGGCATGCGCGCCACCCCATTCGGGGAAACCGTCATTTACTACGCGCGCATGGTCTTCGCCGAGCTCAGCGGCATGCGCGAAGAACTGGTGGCACTCGAATCCGGCAACCTCGGCCGGGTGGCAGTCGGCGCCATTCCGGCACTGGCTTCGGGGCTGCTGACGCGCACCATCGCGACCCTGAAACAAAGCCATCCCCGGTTGTCCATGAGCATCCAGGTCGACACCAGCGACGTGCTGGTGCAAGCGCTGTTGCAGGATCAACTGGACATTGTCCTGGGCCGGATTCCCGCCGGTGCCCGCGCCGAAGAGTTGCTCTTCGACAGCCTCGGGGAAGAGGCGCTGTGTGTCATTTGTGGAGCGCAGAATCCGTTGGCGCAGGCGACCCGACTGGGCTGGGCCGAGCTGCAGAGCATGACCTGGGTGTTGCAACAACACCCGAGCCCGATGCGCGCAATCATCAACCAGGTGTTTCACAACGCCCGGGTCGATATCCCCAGCAGCATCGTCGAAACCACCTCGATCATGACCTTGCTCTCATTGGTCCAGCAGACCGACATGCTCGGCGTCACCCCGATATCGGTCGTCGAGGATTATCCAGGTCGTGACTTGCTCGCCGTGTTGCCGATCAAGTTCGAAGCCCGGTTGCCACCGTACGGATTGATTACCCGCCGCCATCGCATTCAGTCATCGGCGATGCAGGCGTTCATGAATTCGGTACGTGCCGAGCATGCGTTATTGAACTGACAGGCCCGCGTCAGACGGCCGATCAGCCAATCGACGAGGCCAGCCCTGCATGAACTTTTCTTCACCCCACGCCCTCGCGGGATTCGCTAACATCGCCTCGCTCATTCAAGAAACTAAGGTTTTAGCCCGCTCTCCCGCGGGCTTTTTTTTTGCCTGGATTTCAGGCCGCGTCGCCCGCTGTGCCCCCTGCCTTTCCCGATGTGGAAAAAAATCTTACAGATCCCTCCGTTTCCGCCGATAAACCTCCGTTACACGTTTTTGCTGGCTCTTAACAACAACAATCTTCCAGCCAACCGACGATAAGCAGCACAACGTTCCTGGAGGAATTTGATGAACAGCTGGTTTGGCAACATTAGCGTCAACATGAAATTGGGCCTGGGCTTCGGCCTGGTGCTGGTCCTGACCTGCCTGCTGGCCCTGACCAGCTGGACCAGCCTGGGCGGCCTGATCGACCGCAGCAACTGGATGAGCGACATCACCCAGCTCAACGCCGGCCTGACCAAACTGCGCGTGACTCGCCTGCAATACATGCTGGCCAACGGTGACGAAACCGCTGCACAGAATGTGCAAACCACCCTCGACGGTTTCGTCGCGCAACAGAACGCGCTGCTCAACAGCTTCAAGAGCCCGGAAAACGTCAAGCTGCTCAGAGAGCAGAGCGCGACCATCAGCGCCTATCAGGTGTCGTTGAACAAAATGCGCAGCGCTTACCGCACCGGCAACAGCGCCCGTGATGTCATGGGGGCGAACGCCGAAACGGCCTACAAGCTGATCGAGGCCATCGACGCCGACGTGAAGCAAATGGCCCTCAACGATGAACGCTTCGCCCAGTTCCAGGCCATCACTGAAGCCAAGCAGGCGTTCATGCTCGCTCGTTATGAAGTGCGCGGCTACACCGCCAACCCCAACGCCGATACCGAACGCAAGGCCTTCGCCCAACTGGACGCGGCGATTGCTTCGCTCAAGCCGCTGAACGAATATTTTGCCAGCGTCCATCAGGACGAACTGCGTCAGCTGGAAACCACCCTGGTGCAATACCGCAGCGCCGTGCAGGCCTTCAAATCGGCCACGGCCGACGTGGTGCAGGCGCGCAAGGAAATGACCGACCAGGGCGCGACCATCGTTTCCCTGAGCGAACAGCTGTACCAGATCCAACTCGACCGTCGCGACGCCGAAAGCGCCCAGGCGCGGACGTTGCAACTGGTCAGCACGTTGCTGGCGTTGTTGGTCGGCATCATTGCCGCCGTCATCATCACCCGCCAGATCACCCGTCCGCTGCGCGAAACCCTGACCGTGGTCGAACGCATCGCCAGCGGCGACCTGTCGCAGGATGTGATCGTTACCCGTCGCGATGAACTGGGCGTACTGCAACAGGGCATCGCGCGCATGGGCGTGACCCTGCGCGATCTCATCAGCGGCATCCGTGATGGCGTGACTCAGATCGCCAGCGCCGCCGAAGAATTGTCGGCGGTCACCGAACAGACCAGTGCCGGGGTCAACAGCCAGAAAGTCGAGACCGACCAGGTCGCAACCGCCATGCACGAAATGACCGCCACGGTGCAGGAAGTTGCCCGCAACGCCGAAGAAGCCTCCCAGGCAGCGGCCGCCGCCGACGGCGAAGCCCGTGCCGGCGACCAGGTGGTCAGCGAAGCCATTGCCCAGATCGAACGCCTGGCCAGTGAAGTGGTGCGTTCCACCGACGCCATGAGCGTGCTGCAACAGGAAAGCGACAAGATTGGCGCAGTGATGGACGTGATCAAGGCCGTGGCCGAACAGACCAACCTGCTGGCGCTCAACGCCGCCATCGAAGCCGCCCGCGCCGGTGAAGCCGGTCGTGGCTTTGCGGTCGTCGCCGACGAAGTCCGTGGCCTGGCCCAGCGCACCCAGAAATCCACCGAGGAAATCGAAGGCCTGGTGGCCGGCCTGCAAAACGGCACCCAGCAAGTGGCCGCCGTGATGAACAACAGCCGCAACCTCACCGACAGCAGCGTGGCCCTGACCCGCAAGGCCGGCGTATCACTGGAGAACATCACCCGTACGGTGTCGAACATCCAGTCGATGAACCAGCAGATCGCCGCCGCCGCCGAGCAGCAAAGCGCCGTGGCCGAGGAAATCAGCCGCAGTATCATCAACGTGCGCGACGTGTCCGAACAGACCGCCGCCGCCAGCGAAGAAACCGCGGCGTCCAGCGTTGAACTGGCGCGGCTGGGCAGTCAGTTGCAGCAGATGGTCAGTCATTTCAGGGTTTGATTACAAAAGCGCCCGCTTCCAACAGAAAGCGGGCGCTTTACGTAGCGATGCGGCTCATGCGCACCACGGATTGATTACCTCGACTCCTGGAAACTCGAAATCTCTTATATTGCGCGTAGCAACCGCAGCACCGTGAGCTCGGCAAATCGCTGCGATTTGCGCATCGGCCATGCCAACCGCCTTACCCTTGGCCTCGCATGAAGCGACAAGAGTTGCGTACTCAACAGCCGCATGGGCATCAAAAGACAGGATCCTGCCGGCAAAATCCTCTTCGAAGATGGCCATGGCATGGGATTCGAGCTTCTGCTTTCGCTTGCCGAAAGGCAGCCGAGCTATGCCATGAAGAATTTCCGCTACCGTGACAGCGCAGATAACCAGATCCATTGCGGGCTGCAAATCGACCCAAGTTAGAACCTTCGTGTCCGGCTCAGCGCGCATGAATTCGGAGATAACATTAGTATCGAGCAATATCATTCAGAGAAATCCACCGCCTTGGCTTTTTCGTCACGGGACGGTAGATCCAGCTCAACGCCCCCCAAAGCACTGAACCTGTTTCGAATACGGCTCCCAAGTCCTCCCGCAGGGCTTACCGTCGCTAGCGCGCGTCCCAAAATAAGACGAGCCTCTTCCTCCATGGAATGACCGTTATGAGCTGCGGCAATACGCAGCTGTTCTTTGATTTGATCATCAAGATTTCGAATCGTAATACTGGCCATAACGCCCCTGCAATCAATGAAATCATTGATTGCAGGCTAGTCGAAGACTCATCAAGTTGTCCAGCCGCCGTTACACACTGATCGCATTGGTAAACACCAGCCGATTCCCGAACGGATCACTGATGGTCATGTCCTGGCTGCCCCATGGCATGGCCTGGATTTGCGGGTGGGCGTAGCGGTATTGCTTGGCCATCAACTGTTGCTGGAACGCTTCCAGCTCATCGGTCTCGATCCGCAGCGCCGAGCCCGGTGTGCAATCGCCGTGGTGTTCGGACAGGTGCAGTACGCAATCACCGCGCGACACTTGCAGGTACAGCGGGTAGTCGTCACCAAAGCGATGTTGCCAGTCGACGCTAAAGCCCAGGAAATCGACATAGAACGCCAAGGCCTTGGTTTCATCGAAAATCCGCAGGATCGGGGTGGTCTTACCGAAGCTCATGGGTTGCTCCCTGGCTGAAATGACCCAGTTTAGATGGGTTGACCCCAATGCTTCGGCCTATCAGCCGGCTTCTTTAGTGTCGTAGTGCCATTATTGTGGCGCCAATTAACGTTATATCAGCCGCTTACACACCTTTAAAAATCCGAAACCCCTGGTGCAGATTGCCTTCCCGCGCGAGGAATCGACCTTCCCGGCGGCCGTTTGCCTGGCCATCGCGATAACTCGGGACGCCGTTGACCCATACGCCATCGATGCCCTCGGCAGCCCGTTGCGGTTGGTTGAAATCGGCGACGTCGCGGACGGTTTGCGGATCGAACAACACCAGGTCGGCCCAATGTCCTTCGCGGATTTCACCCCGTTCCTTCAAGCCAAAGCGTGCAGCCGAAAGGCCGCTCATCTTGTGCACGGCGGTGTGTAACGGAAACAGCCCGATGTCTCGACTGAAATGTCCCAGCACTCGTGGGAAAGCGCCCCACAACCGAGGATGGGGAAACGGGTCCTCGGGCAAACCGTCGGAGCCGACCATCGACAACGGGTGCGCGAGGATGCGTCTTACGTCGCTTTCGTCCATGCCGTAGTACACCGCGCCGGCAGGCTGCAGGCAGCGCGCGGCTTCCAGCAGTGGCATGCCCCATTCGGCGGCGATGTCGATCAAGTCCCGTCCGCTCATGTGCGGGTGCGGCGCCGACCAGGTGATAGTGATGCGATGGGCATCGGTCACTTGCTTGAGGTCCAGCGTCGAAGAGCTCGCCGCGTAGGGATAACAGTCGCAACCGACGGGATGGCTTCTGGCGGCACTTTCCAACGCCGCGAGCACCTGTGGGCTACGCCCCCAGTTACCTGCCCCCGCACATTTGAGGTGGGAAATGATTACCGGGCTCCGGGCATGACGGCCGATCTGGAAGGCCTCGTCCATCGCTTCCAGCACCGGTTCGAATTCGCTGCGCAAATGGGTGGTGTAGACCGCGCCGAACGCTGCCAACTCTTCACTCAGTTGCATGACTTCATCGGTCGACGCGCAGAACGCGTTGGCGTAGGCCAGGCCAGTGGATAAACCCAGCGCACCGTCCTCCAGGCTTTCGCGCAGTTGCTGACGCATGGCGGCGATTTCTCCTGCGCTGGCGGTGCGCAGCAGATCGTCCAGGTGGTTGCTGCGCAACGCCGTGTGCCCGACCAGTGCCGCGACATTGACCGCCGGCGTGGCGGCCTCCACCGCCGAACGATAATCAGCGAAACGTGGGTAGGCGAACGCCTGGGCAGTACCGAGCAGGTTCATCGGGTCCGGTGGATCGCCCCGCAGGCTGACGGGCGCAGCGCTGATGCCGCAATTGCCGACAATGACCGTAGTGACGCCCTGACTGAGTTTGGGCAGCATCTGCGGTTGGCGTATGACTACCGGGTCGTCGTGGGTATGCACGTCGATGAATCCTGGCGCCAGCACCCGGCCGGCGGCGTCGACTTCTTCAGTCGCCCGGGCGGCGCCCAGGTCGTCGCCGATGTGTTCGATACGACCGGCGCGGATCGCCACGTCGGCGCTGTAGCCGGGCTTGTCGCTGCCGTCGATGATCAACGCGTTGCGAATGAGCGTGTCGTAGTGCATGTCAGTCTCCCAGCGGCAGGTCGTCCTCGCCGCCTCGGTAATCGTCCAGGGCGAGCTTGACCCGCCGCAGGCGCTCTTGATTGTCTTGCGGATGGGCCAGCGCCAACTCGGTGGCGAGCACATCGATCGCCAACAGCATGCCGTAGCGCGCCGCCGTGGGTTTGAAAATGAACGAGGTTTCGGC includes:
- a CDS encoding amidohydrolase family protein; protein product: MHYDTLIRNALIIDGSDKPGYSADVAIRAGRIEHIGDDLGAARATEEVDAAGRVLAPGFIDVHTHDDPVVIRQPQMLPKLSQGVTTVIVGNCGISAAPVSLRGDPPDPMNLLGTAQAFAYPRFADYRSAVEAATPAVNVAALVGHTALRSNHLDDLLRTASAGEIAAMRQQLRESLEDGALGLSTGLAYANAFCASTDEVMQLSEELAAFGAVYTTHLRSEFEPVLEAMDEAFQIGRHARSPVIISHLKCAGAGNWGRSPQVLAALESAARSHPVGCDCYPYAASSSTLDLKQVTDAHRITITWSAPHPHMSGRDLIDIAAEWGMPLLEAARCLQPAGAVYYGMDESDVRRILAHPLSMVGSDGLPEDPFPHPRLWGAFPRVLGHFSRDIGLFPLHTAVHKMSGLSAARFGLKERGEIREGHWADLVLFDPQTVRDVADFNQPQRAAEGIDGVWVNGVPSYRDGQANGRREGRFLAREGNLHQGFRIFKGV